A region of Synechococcus sp. MW101C3 DNA encodes the following proteins:
- the purD gene encoding phosphoribosylamine--glycine ligase, with protein MSAPLTDGLPSPRRVLVVGAGGRENALGWALRRCRGVERVWVAPGNGGTAGQEGCEPLPIAESDGPALVAACQERQVDLVVVGPEAPLAAGLADELRAAGLAVFGPGAGGAQLEASKQWAKALMQEAGVPTAGYWAATSREQALQALESHGRPLVVKADGLAAGKGVTVADSLEEARAAIEEIFAGRFGSAGDALVLEERLSGPEVSVFALTDGERMVLLPPAQDHKRIGEGDTGANTGGMGAYAPAPLLDAAGLELVRQQVLLPILATLRGRGIDYRGVIYAGLMLTDDGPKVIEFNCRFGDPECQTLMPLLGDELAEVLMACASGRLDAAPPLTISGRCSACVVAAAAGYPGPVRSGDAITTSLTPDPDLQLFHAGSRAGADGVCVTAGGRVLAVVAQADDFDAAFAAAYGGLEQVHFEGLSFRRDIGHQVRRP; from the coding sequence ATGTCCGCACCCCTGACCGATGGCCTGCCGTCTCCGCGCCGGGTGCTGGTGGTGGGGGCGGGGGGCCGGGAGAACGCCCTGGGCTGGGCCCTGCGGCGCTGCCGCGGCGTGGAACGGGTGTGGGTGGCTCCGGGCAACGGCGGCACCGCCGGGCAGGAGGGCTGCGAGCCGCTGCCGATCGCCGAGAGCGACGGGCCTGCGCTGGTCGCCGCCTGCCAGGAGCGGCAGGTGGATCTGGTGGTGGTAGGCCCGGAGGCGCCCCTGGCCGCTGGCCTCGCCGACGAGCTGCGCGCCGCCGGGCTGGCGGTGTTCGGTCCAGGCGCCGGCGGCGCCCAACTGGAGGCCAGCAAGCAATGGGCGAAGGCGCTGATGCAGGAGGCCGGCGTGCCCACGGCGGGCTACTGGGCCGCCACCAGCCGCGAGCAGGCGCTGCAGGCCCTGGAGTCCCATGGCCGGCCCCTGGTGGTGAAGGCCGATGGGCTGGCGGCCGGCAAAGGGGTGACGGTGGCCGACAGCCTTGAGGAGGCCCGTGCCGCGATCGAGGAGATCTTTGCGGGGCGCTTTGGCAGTGCCGGCGACGCCCTGGTGCTGGAGGAGCGCCTGAGCGGACCGGAGGTGTCGGTGTTCGCGCTCACCGACGGGGAGCGCATGGTGCTGCTGCCTCCCGCTCAGGACCACAAGCGCATCGGCGAAGGGGACACCGGCGCAAACACGGGCGGCATGGGGGCCTATGCGCCGGCCCCCCTGCTGGACGCGGCCGGGCTCGAGCTGGTGCGTCAGCAGGTGCTGCTGCCGATCCTGGCCACCCTGCGGGGCCGGGGCATCGATTACCGCGGCGTGATCTACGCGGGCCTGATGCTCACCGACGACGGACCGAAGGTGATCGAATTCAACTGCCGCTTCGGTGATCCCGAGTGCCAGACGCTGATGCCCCTGCTGGGCGATGAACTGGCCGAGGTGCTGATGGCCTGTGCCAGCGGCCGCCTTGATGCCGCCCCGCCGCTCACGATCTCGGGCCGCTGCAGCGCCTGCGTCGTGGCTGCCGCCGCCGGCTACCCCGGCCCGGTGCGCAGCGGTGACGCGATCACCACCAGCCTTACGCCGGATCCGGATCTGCAGCTCTTCCATGCCGGTAGCCGGGCCGGCGCCGATGGTGTGTGCGTCACGGCAGGAGGTCGGGTGCTGGCGGTGGTGGCGCAGGCCGACGATTTCGATGCGGCCTTCGCCGCCGCTTACGGCGGCCTGGAGCAGGTGCACTTCGAAGGCCTCAGCTTCCGGCGTGACATCGGCCACCAGGTGCGCCGCCCCTAG
- the purC gene encoding phosphoribosylaminoimidazolesuccinocarboxamide synthase, with protein MTAFSIGALLYEGKAKRVFATQDPDLVAVDYKDDATAFNALKKAQLQGKGALNCRISALLFEALEAAGVPTHYLGVEGSSWMLVRPVAVIPLEVVIRNRAAGSLCREMPIAPGTPLEPPLLDLYYKDDTYGDPFLSEARLARLALVTAQQRADLEALAHRVNGVLRPLFAGVGLELVDFKLELGFTADQQLVVADEISPDTCRLWDLATEDASDRILDKDRFRQDLGGVIEAYGEVLKRVQGVCPSPRVYG; from the coding sequence ATGACGGCCTTTTCGATCGGTGCGCTCCTGTATGAGGGCAAGGCCAAGCGGGTGTTCGCCACCCAGGACCCCGACCTGGTGGCGGTGGACTACAAGGACGACGCCACTGCCTTCAATGCGCTGAAGAAAGCGCAGCTGCAGGGGAAGGGCGCCCTCAACTGCCGCATCTCCGCGCTGCTGTTCGAAGCGCTCGAGGCCGCCGGCGTTCCCACCCACTACCTGGGTGTGGAGGGCAGCTCCTGGATGCTGGTGCGGCCCGTGGCGGTGATTCCCCTGGAGGTGGTGATCCGAAACCGCGCGGCCGGTTCCCTCTGCCGGGAGATGCCGATCGCGCCCGGTACCCCCCTGGAGCCACCGCTGCTGGATCTTTATTACAAGGACGATACCTACGGCGATCCGTTTCTGAGCGAGGCACGGCTGGCGAGGCTGGCGCTGGTCACGGCGCAGCAGCGCGCCGATCTGGAGGCCCTCGCCCACCGGGTGAATGGTGTGCTCCGCCCGTTGTTCGCCGGCGTAGGACTCGAACTGGTGGATTTCAAGCTGGAGCTTGGCTTCACGGCAGACCAGCAGCTGGTGGTGGCCGATGAGATCAGCCCGGACACCTGCCGGCTCTGGGACCTCGCCACTGAGGACGCCAGCGACCGGATTCTGGACAAGGACCGCTTCCGCCAGGACCTCGGCGGCGTGATCGAGGCCTATGGGGAGGTCCTCAAACGGGTCCAAGGGGTTTGCCCTTCCCCCCGGGTCTACGGGTAA
- a CDS encoding BamA/TamA family outer membrane protein gives MGVPRNALTGDLLSVLARRPNSVALALSLPLLGGATLLAPASTEAKPVAGAAAAATSPATSRTATTSGALAPTAGIPQAPSGVLQAQATPPASGAPASPDPAAQPAPAEAPSATPAPAPAAEIAPPASPSEPRVLISEVVVEGLDGHPERERLELAVYDAMTVRPGSRVTRSELQTDLSAIYASGWFSDVRIQPKDGPLGVQVVVITTANPVLSQVALDTPKAKLPPQVIQETFAPDYGKTLNLNVLKGRIDELQKWYADQGYSLARITGPNRVSPEGVVELTVREGTVQGVEVQFLNKEGSATNDKNEPIRGKTKPWVITREISIEQGEIFNRRQLEDDIKRLYGTGLFGDIKVTLRPVPAQPGEVVIVLGIVEQSTGSLSGGLGYSQSQGVFGQVQLQDSNLLGRAWDLALNFTYGQFGALTDLSFTDPWIKGDRFRTAFRARLFVSRDVPQIFQSQDGGNINTASDFYKAPGTDVAFNINDSNNPADRSFNSVDSAENAFPETSWFDFDGNSVVLQRIGGNFQFARPLNGGDPFKRATWSVVVGASVQEVRPINFGGTSMPFGVSTNNFNGRSAPTEDVICIAFNCATTNQLVGIRFAATRNTLNDPRNPTDGNFLSLSTEQFVSVGPDSPTFNRVRGSYSHFIPVNWLRFYKGCRPRPGEPFDCKQALAFQVSAGSTIGSLPPYEAFCLGGSNSVRGFFDCDLGVGRSFGEATIEYRFPLFSVVSGELFIDGGTTFGTQANVPGNPGGLLGKPGSGFSVGTGLIVTTPVGPLRLEVASRDFTGEWRFNLGVGWKF, from the coding sequence ATGGGTGTCCCCCGCAACGCCCTCACCGGCGATCTCCTCTCCGTATTGGCGCGCCGGCCCAACTCCGTGGCCCTCGCCCTGAGTCTGCCGCTGCTGGGCGGCGCCACCTTGCTGGCACCGGCCAGCACTGAAGCCAAGCCGGTTGCTGGTGCTGCAGCTGCTGCCACATCACCGGCCACTTCCAGAACTGCAACCACCTCTGGTGCTCTGGCACCGACGGCCGGGATCCCGCAGGCTCCGTCCGGTGTTCTCCAGGCTCAGGCCACCCCACCGGCCTCCGGAGCCCCGGCCAGCCCCGACCCTGCCGCCCAGCCCGCACCCGCCGAGGCTCCCTCTGCCACTCCGGCCCCGGCCCCGGCGGCGGAGATTGCTCCGCCGGCCTCCCCCAGCGAACCGCGCGTATTGATCAGCGAGGTGGTGGTGGAGGGCCTGGACGGCCACCCGGAGCGGGAGCGGCTTGAACTCGCCGTCTACGACGCCATGACGGTGCGTCCCGGCAGCCGGGTCACCCGCTCTGAGCTGCAGACCGACCTGTCGGCCATCTATGCCAGCGGCTGGTTCTCCGATGTGCGCATCCAGCCCAAGGACGGCCCCCTGGGCGTGCAGGTGGTGGTGATCACCACGGCCAACCCCGTGCTCTCCCAGGTGGCGCTGGACACGCCCAAGGCCAAGCTGCCGCCTCAGGTGATTCAGGAGACCTTCGCCCCCGATTACGGCAAGACCCTGAATCTGAATGTGCTCAAGGGCCGCATCGACGAGCTCCAGAAGTGGTACGCCGACCAGGGCTACTCCCTGGCCCGGATCACCGGCCCCAACCGCGTCAGCCCCGAGGGCGTGGTGGAGCTCACGGTGCGGGAAGGCACTGTGCAGGGCGTGGAGGTGCAGTTCCTCAACAAGGAGGGTTCCGCCACCAACGACAAGAACGAGCCGATCCGTGGCAAGACCAAGCCATGGGTGATCACCCGGGAGATCTCGATCGAGCAGGGCGAGATCTTCAACCGCCGCCAGCTGGAAGACGACATCAAACGCCTCTATGGCACCGGCCTGTTCGGTGACATCAAGGTGACCCTGCGGCCGGTGCCGGCCCAGCCCGGCGAAGTGGTGATCGTGCTCGGGATCGTGGAGCAGTCCACCGGTTCACTCTCCGGCGGCCTCGGCTACAGCCAGAGCCAGGGGGTGTTCGGTCAGGTGCAGTTGCAGGACAGCAACCTGCTTGGCCGTGCCTGGGACCTGGCGCTGAACTTCACCTACGGCCAGTTCGGCGCCCTCACCGATCTCTCCTTCACCGATCCCTGGATCAAGGGCGACCGGTTCCGCACCGCGTTTCGCGCCCGACTGTTTGTCAGCCGCGACGTGCCCCAGATCTTCCAGTCGCAGGACGGCGGCAACATCAACACCGCCTCCGACTTCTACAAGGCGCCGGGCACCGATGTGGCCTTCAACATCAACGATTCCAATAACCCCGCCGACCGCAGCTTCAACTCGGTGGATTCCGCTGAGAACGCCTTCCCCGAGACGAGCTGGTTCGACTTTGACGGCAACTCGGTGGTGTTGCAGCGCATCGGCGGCAACTTCCAGTTCGCCCGTCCGCTCAACGGCGGCGATCCCTTCAAGCGGGCCACCTGGAGCGTCGTGGTGGGTGCCAGCGTCCAGGAGGTGCGGCCGATCAACTTCGGCGGTACGTCCATGCCTTTCGGCGTGAGTACCAACAACTTCAACGGCCGCAGTGCCCCCACCGAAGACGTTATCTGCATCGCCTTCAACTGTGCCACCACCAACCAGCTGGTGGGTATCCGCTTCGCCGCCACTCGCAACACCCTCAACGATCCCCGTAACCCAACCGACGGCAACTTTCTCTCTCTGAGCACCGAACAGTTCGTATCGGTGGGCCCCGATTCCCCCACCTTCAACCGGGTCCGGGGCAGCTACTCCCACTTCATCCCGGTCAACTGGCTGAGGTTTTACAAGGGTTGCCGACCCCGGCCAGGTGAGCCCTTCGACTGCAAGCAGGCTCTGGCCTTCCAGGTGTCCGCCGGTTCCACGATCGGTTCGCTGCCCCCTTATGAAGCCTTCTGCCTGGGCGGCTCCAATTCGGTGCGGGGCTTTTTCGACTGTGACCTCGGGGTGGGGCGCAGCTTTGGTGAAGCCACGATCGAGTACCGCTTCCCGCTGTTCAGCGTGGTGAGTGGTGAGCTGTTCATCGATGGCGGCACCACCTTCGGTACCCAGGCGAATGTGCCGGGCAACCCCGGTGGGCTGCTGGGCAAACCCGGCAGTGGCTTCTCGGTGGGCACCGGCCTGATCGTGACCACACCGGTGGGGCCCCTGCGCCTGGAGGTTGCCAGCCGTGATTTCACCGGCGAGTGGCGTTTCAACCTCGGCGTGGGCTGGAAGTTCTGA
- the fabZ gene encoding 3-hydroxyacyl-ACP dehydratase FabZ, producing MPDAPLSVFSPPETSLLTSEQILNLLPHRYPFALVDRVIEQEMGVRAVAIKNVTLNEPQFQGHFPGRPLMPGVLIVEAMAQVGGLIISQMPELPKGLFVFAGIDGVRFRRPVVPGDQLRITCELIALKRKRFGKVKGTVTVDGDLVCSGELMFSLVD from the coding sequence CTGCCTGACGCTCCCTTGTCCGTCTTCTCTCCCCCCGAGACCTCGCTGCTGACGAGCGAGCAGATTCTTAACCTGCTGCCGCATCGCTACCCCTTCGCCCTCGTCGATCGGGTGATCGAGCAGGAGATGGGCGTGCGCGCCGTGGCGATCAAGAACGTCACCCTCAACGAGCCCCAGTTCCAGGGGCATTTCCCCGGCCGCCCACTGATGCCCGGTGTGCTGATCGTTGAAGCGATGGCCCAGGTGGGGGGGCTGATCATCAGCCAGATGCCTGAACTTCCCAAGGGGCTGTTCGTGTTCGCCGGCATCGATGGTGTGCGCTTCCGACGTCCGGTGGTGCCGGGTGATCAGTTGCGGATCACCTGCGAGCTGATCGCCCTCAAACGCAAGCGCTTCGGCAAAGTGAAGGGGACCGTCACCGTCGATGGAGACCTGGTGTGTTCAGGGGAACTCATGTTCTCTTTGGTGGACTGA
- the lpxC gene encoding UDP-3-O-acyl-N-acetylglucosamine deacetylase, with amino-acid sequence MSPWPADYARAWTLASPVEITGVGLHSGAVARVRLEPTERPGFAVGWLDQPSQPPVPLHPRQVADTRLCTALRFDQGRLATVEHLLAALVGTGLSHVDILVEGEEIPLLDGSGLPWVEAIATAGLHEIGEREPLQTLAAPLTVQQGVSFAVALPSEQPRLSAAVAYPQAAIGQQLFTLELTPPRFVAEIAPARTFGFLEQIEQLRAAGLIQGGALDNALVCDGEGWVNPPLRFSDEPVRHKLLDLLGDLALVGLPMAQVFAFRGSHGLHTALAGALASLPRTA; translated from the coding sequence ATGAGCCCGTGGCCGGCGGACTATGCCCGTGCCTGGACGCTGGCTTCCCCGGTCGAGATCACCGGTGTGGGCCTGCACAGTGGTGCGGTGGCACGGGTGCGCTTGGAGCCCACCGAGCGCCCGGGGTTCGCGGTGGGCTGGCTGGATCAGCCCAGCCAACCTCCAGTGCCTCTCCACCCCCGCCAGGTGGCCGACACACGTCTATGCACGGCGCTGCGCTTCGATCAGGGCCGCCTGGCCACCGTGGAACACCTGCTGGCAGCGCTGGTGGGCACGGGACTGAGTCACGTGGACATCCTGGTTGAGGGGGAAGAAATCCCGCTACTCGATGGCTCCGGCCTGCCCTGGGTGGAGGCGATTGCGACGGCGGGCCTGCACGAGATCGGCGAGCGGGAGCCGCTGCAGACCCTGGCAGCACCGCTCACCGTCCAGCAGGGCGTGAGCTTCGCTGTGGCCCTGCCCAGCGAGCAGCCGCGCCTCAGCGCCGCTGTGGCCTATCCCCAGGCGGCCATCGGCCAGCAATTGTTCACTCTTGAACTCACCCCACCGCGGTTCGTGGCCGAGATCGCCCCCGCCCGCACCTTCGGCTTCCTTGAGCAGATCGAACAGTTGCGCGCCGCCGGACTGATCCAGGGAGGCGCCCTTGACAACGCCCTGGTCTGCGATGGCGAGGGCTGGGTGAACCCTCCGCTGCGCTTCAGCGATGAACCAGTGCGCCATAAGCTCTTGGACTTGCTGGGGGATCTGGCGCTGGTGGGCTTGCCCATGGCCCAGGTGTTCGCCTTCCGCGGGTCCCACGGCCTGCACACGGCACTGGCGGGCGCCCTGGCCTCCCTCCCCCGAACTGCCTGA
- the lpxA gene encoding acyl-ACP--UDP-N-acetylglucosamine O-acyltransferase, with protein sequence MTSSAVTTKIHPSALVDPRARLAEGVAIGPFAVIGPDVQIGAGSTIGPHVVIDGRVTMGARNRVFPGACIGLEPQDLKYNGADTEVVIGDDNAFRECVTINRATAAGEQTRIGSGNLLMAYSHVGHNCELGDRIVVANGVAIAGHVVIGDRAVIGGVLGIHQFVHIGKLAMVGGMSRIDRDVPPFAIVEGHPGRLRGLNRIGLRRSGLADREDGAELRQLREVWDRLYRGDEVLMEALRQLRQQHLLPAAEELCSFLEASIAPGRRGPLPPQR encoded by the coding sequence ATGACGAGCTCCGCCGTGACGACCAAGATCCATCCCAGTGCTCTGGTGGATCCCCGCGCCCGGCTGGCCGAAGGGGTGGCGATCGGCCCGTTCGCCGTGATCGGTCCCGATGTCCAGATCGGTGCGGGCAGCACCATCGGCCCACACGTGGTGATCGATGGCCGGGTCACGATGGGCGCGCGCAACCGGGTGTTTCCGGGAGCCTGCATCGGCCTCGAGCCCCAGGATCTCAAGTACAACGGCGCTGACACCGAGGTAGTGATCGGGGACGACAACGCGTTTCGTGAATGCGTCACGATCAATCGGGCCACCGCCGCCGGCGAGCAGACCCGCATCGGCAGCGGCAACCTGTTGATGGCTTACAGCCACGTGGGCCACAACTGCGAACTGGGCGACCGGATCGTGGTGGCGAATGGGGTGGCGATCGCCGGCCATGTGGTGATCGGTGATCGGGCCGTGATCGGTGGCGTGCTGGGCATCCACCAGTTCGTGCACATCGGCAAGCTGGCGATGGTGGGTGGCATGAGCCGCATCGATCGCGACGTCCCCCCCTTCGCGATCGTGGAAGGGCACCCGGGGCGGCTACGGGGCCTCAACCGCATCGGCCTGCGCCGCAGCGGCCTTGCCGACCGCGAGGACGGCGCCGAGCTGCGCCAGTTGCGGGAGGTGTGGGACCGCCTCTACCGCGGCGATGAGGTGCTGATGGAGGCGCTGCGGCAATTGCGTCAGCAGCACCTGCTGCCGGCAGCCGAGGAGCTGTGCAGCTTCCTCGAGGCCTCGATTGCGCCCGGGCGCCGCGGCCCATTGCCGCCGCAGCGCTGA
- a CDS encoding leucyl aminopeptidase, translating to MEFRTSPTAFTQWEGDTLAVGVLQGDPAGWLPLLSARFSLDLPALLEKRRFKSKPGDCLALHLPAHTPSLLVLVGLGEAGSLDGAALRSAAAASAKAAAAAGGALGLALPSEGLDPAAAATAIAEAVRLSLYKDQRFKSEAEPQPLPESVTLLGLPEAAGAGLSAVAATCAGVELARELVAAPPNAVTPQALADTAASIATDFGLELKVLERDDCEALGMGAYLGVAQGSDLPPKFIHLTYRPAGGSSRRLVLIGKGLTFDSGGYNLKTAGSQIEMMKYDMGGSAAVLGAARAIAELKPADVEVHVIVAACENMISGNAIHPGDILTASNGKTIEINNTDAEGRLTLADALVYACNLEPDAVVDLATLTGACVIALGEEIAGLWSVSDTLAAALVDAGQQGGELFWRMPLHAAYKQGLKSPVADLKNTGPRPGGSITAALFLKDFVTPDLPWAHLDIAGTVWSDKGRGLDPAGATGFGVRTLVNWVCLGGPA from the coding sequence ATGGAGTTCCGCACCAGCCCCACCGCCTTCACGCAGTGGGAAGGCGACACCCTGGCGGTGGGAGTGCTGCAGGGGGATCCCGCCGGTTGGCTGCCGCTCCTGTCAGCACGCTTCAGCCTCGACCTGCCCGCGCTGCTGGAGAAGCGACGCTTCAAGAGCAAACCCGGCGACTGCCTGGCCCTGCATCTGCCCGCCCACACCCCCAGCCTGCTGGTGCTGGTGGGGCTGGGGGAGGCTGGCAGCCTCGACGGCGCCGCCCTGCGCAGCGCCGCGGCCGCCAGCGCCAAGGCCGCCGCCGCCGCCGGTGGCGCGCTGGGGCTGGCCCTTCCCAGCGAGGGCCTTGATCCCGCCGCGGCCGCCACGGCCATCGCCGAAGCGGTGCGGCTGAGCCTCTACAAGGATCAACGCTTCAAGAGCGAGGCAGAGCCCCAGCCGCTGCCGGAGAGCGTCACCCTGCTGGGCCTGCCGGAAGCGGCCGGTGCTGGCCTGAGCGCCGTGGCCGCCACCTGCGCCGGTGTGGAGCTGGCCCGCGAGCTGGTGGCCGCCCCGCCCAATGCGGTCACCCCCCAGGCCCTGGCCGACACCGCCGCCAGCATCGCCACCGACTTCGGCCTGGAGCTGAAGGTGCTGGAGCGCGACGACTGCGAAGCGCTCGGCATGGGGGCCTACCTGGGCGTGGCACAGGGCTCGGATCTGCCGCCGAAGTTCATCCACCTCACCTATCGCCCCGCCGGGGGCTCCAGCCGACGGCTGGTGTTGATCGGCAAGGGGCTCACCTTCGATTCGGGCGGCTACAACCTCAAAACCGCCGGCTCCCAGATCGAGATGATGAAGTACGACATGGGCGGCAGCGCGGCGGTGCTGGGTGCGGCGCGGGCCATCGCCGAGCTCAAGCCGGCGGATGTGGAGGTGCACGTGATCGTGGCCGCCTGCGAAAACATGATCAGCGGCAACGCCATCCACCCCGGCGACATCCTCACCGCCTCCAACGGCAAGACCATCGAAATCAACAACACCGATGCAGAAGGGCGGCTCACCCTGGCCGATGCCCTGGTGTACGCCTGCAACCTCGAACCGGATGCGGTGGTGGATCTGGCCACGCTCACCGGTGCCTGCGTGATCGCCCTGGGCGAGGAGATCGCCGGGCTCTGGTCCGTCAGCGACACGCTGGCGGCGGCCCTGGTGGACGCCGGTCAGCAGGGCGGCGAGCTGTTCTGGCGCATGCCGCTGCATGCCGCCTACAAGCAGGGCCTGAAAAGCCCGGTGGCGGACCTCAAGAACACCGGGCCACGGCCGGGAGGGTCGATCACGGCGGCCCTGTTCCTCAAGGATTTCGTCACGCCCGATCTCCCCTGGGCCCATCTCGACATCGCCGGCACCGTGTGGAGCGACAAGGGCCGGGGGCTCGACCCCGCCGGTGCCACCGGCTTCGGCGTGCGCACCCTGGTGAACTGGGTGTGCCTCGGGGGGCCGGCTTAG
- the lpxB gene encoding lipid-A-disaccharide synthase: protein MARLLISTGEVSGDLQGGLLIQALHAEAERRHLPLEIVALGGERMERAGARLIANTAPMGAIGLWEALPLVLPTLRLQRKVGQWLRQSPPDGLVLIDYMGANVNLGLRIRRDYPWVPITYYIAPQEWAFRFGDGGTTRLIGFTDRILAIFPQEASFYAARGADVTWVGHPLVDTLTEQPDPAEARRELGLTPDQPLLLLMPASRPQELRYLLPPLAAAAARLQQLRPSLKVIVPAGLPSFEQPLASRLAAAGVEATVVPAARCDALKPTLCAAATLAFTKSGTVNLEMALRGVPQVVGYRLSRPTAFIAKRLLGFNVPHISPVNLLLGERLLPELLQNDLTADTIVAEALPLLEQGPERQRMLDGYSRLRGILGEPGVTRRAAAAILDQIAAAATHGAATARSVPEPA from the coding sequence ATGGCGCGGTTGCTGATCAGCACCGGCGAGGTGTCGGGTGATCTGCAGGGGGGGCTGTTGATCCAGGCGCTGCATGCGGAGGCGGAACGCCGCCACCTGCCGCTGGAGATCGTGGCCTTGGGCGGCGAGCGGATGGAGCGTGCCGGCGCCCGGCTGATCGCCAACACGGCGCCGATGGGGGCGATCGGACTCTGGGAAGCCCTGCCCCTGGTGCTCCCCACCCTGCGCCTGCAGCGCAAGGTGGGCCAATGGCTGCGCCAGTCGCCGCCCGATGGGCTGGTGCTGATCGATTACATGGGCGCCAATGTGAATCTGGGCCTGCGCATCCGCCGCGACTACCCCTGGGTGCCGATCACCTACTACATCGCGCCGCAGGAGTGGGCCTTCCGCTTCGGCGATGGCGGCACCACGCGCCTGATCGGCTTCACCGACCGGATCCTGGCCATCTTTCCCCAGGAAGCCAGCTTCTACGCCGCCCGCGGCGCGGACGTCACCTGGGTGGGCCATCCGCTGGTGGACACGCTCACCGAACAGCCCGATCCGGCCGAGGCCAGGCGCGAGCTGGGTCTCACCCCGGACCAGCCCCTGCTGCTGCTGATGCCGGCCTCCCGGCCCCAGGAGTTGCGCTACCTGCTGCCGCCCCTGGCCGCCGCCGCAGCAAGGCTGCAGCAGTTGCGCCCCAGCCTCAAGGTGATCGTTCCGGCCGGCCTGCCCAGCTTCGAGCAACCCCTGGCCAGCCGCCTGGCGGCTGCGGGCGTGGAGGCCACCGTGGTGCCGGCCGCCCGCTGCGACGCGCTCAAGCCCACCCTGTGTGCCGCCGCCACCCTGGCCTTCACCAAGTCGGGAACGGTGAACCTGGAGATGGCGCTGCGGGGGGTCCCCCAGGTGGTGGGCTACCGACTCAGCCGGCCCACCGCCTTCATCGCCAAGCGGCTGCTGGGCTTCAACGTGCCCCACATCTCCCCGGTGAACCTCCTGCTGGGGGAACGGCTGCTGCCGGAACTGCTGCAGAACGACCTCACCGCCGACACGATCGTGGCGGAGGCCTTGCCGCTGCTGGAGCAGGGCCCCGAGCGGCAGCGGATGCTGGACGGCTACAGCCGCCTGCGCGGCATCCTGGGCGAGCCGGGCGTCACACGCAGAGCGGCGGCGGCCATCCTGGATCAGATCGCCGCGGCGGCCACCCACGGCGCCGCCACCGCCCGCAGCGTTCCTGAACCGGCATGA
- the msrA gene encoding peptide-methionine (S)-S-oxide reductase MsrA, translated as MNPLPSPPPSRSPLQRPWHHWLAPLLLVVTLLIAAVPPAQAAVEEAVFAGGCFWCLEHDLEQLPGVLDAVSGYSGGAQANPTYKQVSAGGTGHLEAVLVRFDADRISYPALLRSFWRNVDPLDGGGQFCDRGSSYQPAIFVRGARQEQQARASQDAAARELKRKPAELRVPVRPLQRFWPAESYHQNYAERNKAKYSYYRWSCGRDRRLDERWGKAARSGTPWRSP; from the coding sequence ATGAACCCGCTCCCTTCCCCCCCGCCCTCGCGGAGCCCGCTGCAGCGCCCCTGGCACCACTGGCTGGCACCGCTGCTGCTGGTGGTCACCCTGCTGATCGCCGCCGTTCCGCCCGCGCAGGCGGCGGTGGAGGAGGCGGTGTTCGCCGGTGGCTGCTTCTGGTGCCTGGAGCACGACCTCGAGCAGCTCCCCGGTGTGCTCGATGCGGTGAGCGGCTACAGCGGCGGTGCCCAGGCCAACCCCACCTACAAGCAGGTGTCGGCCGGTGGCACTGGGCACCTCGAAGCCGTGCTGGTGCGCTTCGACGCCGACCGGATCAGCTATCCGGCGCTGCTGCGCTCCTTCTGGCGCAACGTGGATCCGCTGGATGGGGGCGGCCAGTTCTGCGATCGCGGCTCGTCGTATCAGCCGGCCATCTTCGTGCGCGGTGCCCGTCAGGAACAGCAGGCCCGTGCCAGCCAGGACGCGGCCGCCCGCGAACTGAAGCGCAAGCCCGCTGAGCTGCGGGTGCCGGTGCGGCCGCTGCAGCGCTTCTGGCCCGCCGAGAGCTATCACCAGAATTACGCGGAACGCAACAAGGCGAAGTACTCCTATTACCGCTGGTCGTGCGGCCGTGACCGGCGCCTCGACGAGCGTTGGGGCAAGGCCGCCCGCAGCGGCACGCCCTGGCGTTCCCCCTGA